TAAGTATATTCAGTCTTATTTCCCATTGCATCAGTGAAAGAAGTCACATTATTATTTTCATCATATGTATATGTAATAGTATTTCCAAGAGGCTCAGTTTCTGTCAGCATATTACCATTCTCATCATATGTGTAAGATGTGGTGTTTCCCATTGCATCAACTTTCTTTAATATATTCCCCTTTTCATCATATGAAAATACAGTTACATTACCCATTCTATCCGTTACTATTTCCTGCCTTGCACCTATGTCTCTGGAATATTCTATCCTGTTGCCCTCAGCGTCAATATGTGCAATAATTCTTCCATCGTCATCATATTCATTCCGTACTGCTTTAACTCCTCTTGGATCAATAATATCTATCAAACCATGGTTTGAATTATACGTAAATCTTGTAACATGGCCTTCCTGATCCGTTACTTTTACTAAATCTCCGTAATAATCATATTCATAATTTATACTGTTACCCATAGGTTCTGTTATTTTGGTTATCCTTCCTTCTCTGTCCCTTTCAAAAGTTACACTTTTGCCTCCTGAGTGTGTAATTCCGTCTTTTGTATATGTAATGGTGTTACCGTTAATATCTGTAACACTTTCCAGACCACTGTTCATATTTAATATTAAAACAGTACCCTCCCGTGTAGTAAGTTTATATCTTTGAGGGTTATAACACTCCATGTCAAAATTTCTTAATTCATTACCCACTACATAAGCAACTTTATCTTCATCTAAAGCCTCAAGTTTTGAAAATGTGCCTTTTTTTGCAACAAATGATACACTTACTTCTTGTATGGGAGCAAACGGCTGCATACTTGGTGAAACAGCTACTCTAAATTCATCAACTTTTCCGTCAGGATAAGTTACAGTTATATTATGGGGTTTTATCTCATACAAATTGTAAACCCTGCTGAATACTCCCCCACTTTCTTCATGTCTCCAGTTCTCCCCGGGTTTCATGTTTTGCTCAATACGTACATACTTATATTCTAATGACCAGCCAATACCAAAATCACCTTTGGATTTATTCCGGCTGTCATAATTTCTTGCAATTGATATAGGCAATCCTGCCATTGGAACTGTTAAGTCTTCAAAACTTATTGTAAAGTTTCCAACTTTCATTTCTCCCTCAACTATATACGAAACATTATAAACAGATACATAGCCGCCTGAATCATATACAGATAATCTAATGTCATATTGCCCG
The genomic region above belongs to Acetivibrio saccincola and contains:
- a CDS encoding DUF6531 domain-containing protein, which encodes MEHISAEFNNQPVELDETGIGTFVADTAGMFEVVAKAYDAAGNEGYASKELFVKEEGDKVPPEAFIESPLEYTKIHEPVEIIGTAYDENLVKYILEYSQSGKDRYIKFAEGTKSVKNDVLGIFDPTMMRNGQYDIRLSVYDSGGYVSVYNVSYIVEGEMKVGNFTISFEDLTVPMAGLPISIARNYDSRNKSKGDFGIGWSLEYKYVRIEQNMKPGENWRHEESGGVFSRVYNLYEIKPHNITVTYPDGKVDEFRVAVSPSMQPFAPIQEVSVSFVAKKGTFSKLEALDEDKVAYVVGNELRNFDMECYNPQRYKLTTREGTVLILNMNSGLESVTDINGNTITYTKDGITHSGGKSVTFERDREGRITKITEPMGNSINYEYDYYGDLVKVTDQEGHVTRFTYNSNHGLIDIIDPRGVKAVRNEYDDDGRIIAHIDAEGNRIEYSRDIGARQEIVTDRMGNVTVFSYDEKGNILKKVDAMGNTTSYTYDENGNMLTETEPLGNTITYTYDENNNVTSFTDAMGNKTEYTYNAKGQVLTETDPMGNTKINEYDSKGNLIKVTNPLGNTTFFEYDSKGNLTKMTDSKGNTTSHTYDSYGNVIRKISADGTETVYTYDSAGKCLTETIKIGEEEITQHMSMTKKDALQKLLMHMGILQP